A DNA window from Massilia putida contains the following coding sequences:
- the rnhB gene encoding ribonuclease HII, with translation MRNTRTKAVNFYPGLPVKNRPFTLEDIVCGVDEAGRGPLAGPVFAAAVILDPARPIEGLRDSKKLTEARRDELAPLIKAHALAWAIAECSHTEIDTLNILQATMLAMRRAVEQLATVPTIALIDGNRCPQFAPHIRAHAVVEGDDKVHAISAASILAKTARDAALVALHETYPQYAFDQHKGYSTALHLARLREHGPSPVHRRSFAPVRALIEPDLFGEFA, from the coding sequence ATGAGAAACACGAGAACGAAGGCGGTCAATTTCTACCCAGGCCTGCCCGTGAAGAACCGGCCGTTCACGCTCGAGGACATCGTCTGCGGCGTGGACGAGGCCGGGCGCGGCCCGCTGGCCGGCCCCGTGTTCGCGGCCGCCGTGATCCTCGATCCGGCGCGGCCGATCGAGGGCCTGCGCGACTCGAAAAAGCTGACGGAAGCGCGGCGCGACGAGCTGGCCCCGCTCATCAAGGCGCACGCGTTGGCATGGGCCATCGCCGAATGCTCGCACACGGAAATCGACACGCTGAACATCCTGCAGGCGACGATGCTGGCGATGCGCCGCGCGGTCGAGCAGCTGGCGACCGTGCCCACCATCGCCCTCATCGACGGCAACCGCTGCCCGCAGTTCGCGCCGCACATCCGCGCGCACGCGGTGGTGGAGGGCGACGACAAGGTGCATGCGATTTCGGCCGCGTCGATCCTCGCGAAGACGGCGCGCGACGCCGCTCTGGTCGCGCTGCACGAGACCTATCCGCAATACGCGTTCGACCAGCACAAGGGCTACTCGACGGCGCTGCATCTGGCGCGCCTGCGCGAGCATGGCCCGAGTCCCGTGCACCGGCGCAGCTTCGCGCCCGTGCGGGCGCTGATCGAGCCGGACCTGTTCGGGGAGTTCGCATGA
- the lpxB gene encoding lipid-A-disaccharide synthase — protein sequence MEGLKPHLPGVSFSGIGGPRMLEAGLVSDVPMDTLTVRGLLPVLMRYRELKGIQNRLRDRLLAERPAAFIGADYPGFNLGLEEQLRAAGIPTVHFVGPQIWAWRGGRIKKIQRAVSHMLVIFPFEEEIYQKAGVPVTYIGHPLAETIPLVPDVAAARRQLGLPETAKVVTVMPGSRMSEIKYLTEPYVRTVKLLAARDSSVRFIAPMAGARQKAYFMELVAKAGLQDVPLQLIDGESHACIAAADAVLAASGTATLEVALFKKPMVIAYKVLQAEWLLIRNMGYLPWIGLPNILARDFVVPEFLQHAATPEALADALWFQLEDENNRVKLRERFTEMHHSLLRDSARESARAVLQVIGKA from the coding sequence CGTATCGTTTTCCGGCATCGGCGGCCCGCGGATGCTGGAAGCGGGCCTCGTCTCCGACGTCCCGATGGACACGCTCACCGTGCGCGGCCTGCTGCCCGTCTTGATGCGTTACCGCGAACTGAAGGGCATCCAGAACCGCCTGCGCGACCGCCTGCTGGCCGAACGTCCGGCCGCGTTCATCGGCGCCGACTACCCCGGCTTCAATCTCGGCCTGGAAGAACAGCTGCGCGCGGCCGGCATCCCGACCGTGCACTTCGTCGGCCCGCAGATCTGGGCGTGGCGGGGCGGCCGCATCAAGAAGATCCAGCGCGCCGTGTCGCACATGCTCGTGATCTTCCCGTTCGAGGAAGAGATTTATCAGAAGGCCGGCGTCCCCGTCACGTACATCGGCCATCCGCTGGCGGAGACGATTCCGTTGGTGCCGGACGTAGCGGCCGCGCGGCGCCAGCTCGGCCTGCCCGAGACTGCGAAAGTCGTGACCGTCATGCCGGGCAGCCGCATGTCGGAAATTAAATACCTGACGGAGCCGTACGTCCGCACGGTGAAGCTGCTGGCGGCGCGCGATTCCAGCGTGCGCTTCATCGCGCCGATGGCGGGCGCGCGCCAGAAGGCGTATTTTATGGAGCTGGTGGCGAAAGCCGGCTTGCAGGACGTCCCGCTGCAGCTCATCGACGGCGAATCGCATGCGTGCATCGCGGCGGCCGACGCCGTGCTGGCCGCATCCGGCACCGCCACGCTGGAAGTGGCGCTGTTCAAGAAGCCGATGGTGATCGCGTACAAGGTCTTGCAGGCCGAGTGGCTGCTCATCCGGAACATGGGGTATCTGCCGTGGATCGGGCTGCCGAACATCCTGGCGCGCGACTTCGTCGTGCCGGAATTCCTGCAGCACGCGGCCACGCCGGAAGCGCTGGCGGACGCCCTCTGGTTCCAGCTTGAGGACGAGAACAACCGGGTGAAGCTGCGCGAGCGCTTCACCGAAATGCATCACAGCCTGCTGCGCGACAGCGCGCGCGAAAGCGCCCGCGCCGTGCTGCAGGTGATAGGCAAAGCATGA